A window of the Lagenorhynchus albirostris chromosome 1, mLagAlb1.1, whole genome shotgun sequence genome harbors these coding sequences:
- the ZSCAN29 gene encoding zinc finger and SCAN domain-containing protein 29 isoform X8 translates to MAKPTLRGNGTNSETFRQRFRRFHYQEVAGPREAFSQLWELCCRWLRPEVRTKEQIVELLVLEQFLTVLPGEIQKWVQKQCPESGEEAVALVEELEREPGRPGRSVTVSVKGQEVRLEKMTPLKSSRELLSVRQESVEPQPRGVPKKERARNPDLGPQEQMNPKEKLRPFQRSAGFPFPKSSVVSKLEQGEPWIPDLGFKEKEFPRGSHTGDKQMHADLLPSRRERSSWVEQDHWGFEDEKVAGVHWGYEETRTLLAILSQTEFYEALRNCHRNSQVYGAVAERLREYGFLRTLEQCRTKFKGLQKSYRKVKSGHPPETCPFFEEMEALMSAQVIALPSNGLEEAASHSGLVGSDAETEEPEQQDWQHKEGEDAMAEESDSEEVGQEATPQDPDKSTTPVLFRSPSGVHWGYEETKTYLAILSETQFYEALQNCHRNSQLYGAVAERLWEYGFLRTPEQCRTKFKSLHTSYRKVKNGQAPETCPFFEEMDALVSARGAALPSDVREEEAALCPTQETSEAEAEKQTEEADEAIEEDSEDDEEDTEVPPEAMTRAPVLFQSPSGFEAGFENEENLKRDIAEEVQLHRTLLARSERKIPRHLNQEGEERGV, encoded by the exons ATGGCCAAACCCACCCTGAGAGGGAATGGCACTAACTCTGAGACCTTCCGACAGCGCTTCAGGAGATTTCATTACCAGGAGGTAGCTGGGCCCCGGGAGGCTTTCAGCCAACTCTGGGAACTTTGCTGTCGGTGGCTAAGGCCGGAGGTGCGCACCAAGGAGCAGATTGTAGAATTGTTGGTGCTAGAGCAGTTCCTGACCGTCTTACCTGGGGAGATCCAGAAATGGGTACAAAAGCAATGTCCAGAAAGTGGAGAGGAGGCAGTGGCTCTGGTGGAAGAATTAGAAAGAGAGCCTGGAAGACCTGGACGTTCG GTCACAGTCTCTGTGAAGGGGCAGGAAGTGCGCTTGGAGAAGATGACACCCCTGAAATCATCACGAGAGTTATTAAGTGTTCGGCAGGAGTCAGTGGAACCCCAGCCCAGGGGTGTACCCAAGAAAGAGAGGGCAAGAAACCCAGACCTGGGACCACAGGAGCAGATGAACCCAAAGGAGAAGCTCAGACCTTTTCAAAGGAGCG CAGGATTTCCATTTCCTAAATCCAGTGTGGTCTCCAAGTTGGAGCAAGGAGAGCCATGGATCCCAGATCTGGGCTTCAAGGAGAAGGAATTCCCAAGAGGCAGTCACACAGGAGACAAACAAATGCATGCTGATCTGTTACCAtccaggagagagagaagcagctgGGTGGAACAGGATCACTGGGGCTTCGAGGATGAGAAGGTGGCAGGTGTGCACTGGGGCTATGAAGAGACCAGAACTCTCCTCGCAATTCTCAGTCAAACTGAGTTTTACGAGGCTCTCCGAAACTGTCATCGAAACAGCCAAGTGTATGGGGCTGTGGCTGAGCGGCTCCGGGAGTATGGGTTCCTCCGGACCCTGGAGCAGTGTAGGACCAAGTTCAAAGGTCTCCAGAAGAGCTATCGGAAAGTCAAGAGTGGCCACCCACCTGAGACCTGCCCCTTCTTTGAAGAGATGGAAGCCCTGATGAGTGCCCAGGTCATTGCCCTGCCCAGTAATGGCCTGGAGGAGGCAGCCTCTCACTCTGGCCTGGTGGGCAGTGATGCTGAGACTGAGGAGCCAGAGCAACAGGACTGGCAGCATAAGGAGGGAGAAGATGCCATGGCTGAAGAGTCTGACAGTGAGGAAGTGGGCCAGGAGGCCACCCCCCAGGACCCCGACAAGTCCACCACACCCGTCCTTTTCCGAAGCCCAAGTG GTGTACACTGGGGCTATGAAGAGACAAAGACCTACCTTGCAATTCTTAGTGAGACTCAGTTTTATGAAGCCCTCCAGAACTGCCACCGCAACAGCCAGTTGTATGGAGCAGTAGCTGAGCGGTTATGGGAATATGGCTTCCTTAGGACACCAGAGCAGTGTCGGACCAAGTTTAAAAGCCTCCACACCAGCTATCGGAAGGTCAAGAATGGCCAAGCACCAGAGACCTGTCCCTTCTTTGAAGAGATGGATGCTTTGGTGAGTGCCCGGGGTGCTGCCCTGCCCAGTGATGTCCGGGAAGAGGAGGCAGCCTTGTGTCCCACCCAGGAGACCAGTGAGGCCGAAGCCGAGAAGCAAACCGAGGAAGCAGATGAGGCCATAGAAGAAGATTCTGAAGATGATGAAGAAGATACCGAGGTACCCCCAGAGGCTATGACCCGTGCTCCAGTCTTATTTCAGAGCCCCAGTG GTTTTGAGGCTGGATTTGAGAATGAAGAGAATCTAAAACGGGATATTGCTGAGGAAGTACAACTACACAGGACGTTACTTGCAAGGTCTGAGAGGAAAATTCCCCGGCATCTTAATCAAG aaggagaggaaagaggggtGTGA
- the ZSCAN29 gene encoding zinc finger and SCAN domain-containing protein 29 isoform X9, translating to MAKPTLRGNGTNSETFRQRFRRFHYQEVAGPREAFSQLWELCCRWLRPEVRTKEQIVELLVLEQFLTVLPGEIQKWVQKQCPESGEEAVALVEELEREPGRPGRSVTVSVKGQEVRLEKMTPLKSSRELLSVRQESVEPQPRGVPKKERARNPDLGPQEQMNPKEKLRPFQRSAGFPFPKSSVVSKLEQGEPWIPDLGFKEKEFPRGSHTGDKQMHADLLPSRRERSSWVEQDHWGFEDEKVAGVHWGYEETRTLLAILSQTEFYEALRNCHRNSQVYGAVAERLREYGFLRTLEQCRTKFKGLQKSYRKVKSGHPPETCPFFEEMEALMSAQVIALPSNGLEEAASHSGLVGSDAETEEPEQQDWQHKEGEDAMAEESDSEEVGQEATPQDPDKSTTPVLFRSPSGVHWGYEETKTYLAILSETQFYEALQNCHRNSQLYGAVAERLWEYGFLRTPEQCRTKFKSLHTSYRKVKNGQAPETCPFFEEMDALVSARGAALPSDVREEEAALCPTQETSEAEAEKQTEEADEAIEEDSEDDEEDTEVPPEAMTRAPVLFQSPSGFEAGFENEENLKRDIAEEVQLHRTLLARSERKIPRHLNQGEERGV from the exons ATGGCCAAACCCACCCTGAGAGGGAATGGCACTAACTCTGAGACCTTCCGACAGCGCTTCAGGAGATTTCATTACCAGGAGGTAGCTGGGCCCCGGGAGGCTTTCAGCCAACTCTGGGAACTTTGCTGTCGGTGGCTAAGGCCGGAGGTGCGCACCAAGGAGCAGATTGTAGAATTGTTGGTGCTAGAGCAGTTCCTGACCGTCTTACCTGGGGAGATCCAGAAATGGGTACAAAAGCAATGTCCAGAAAGTGGAGAGGAGGCAGTGGCTCTGGTGGAAGAATTAGAAAGAGAGCCTGGAAGACCTGGACGTTCG GTCACAGTCTCTGTGAAGGGGCAGGAAGTGCGCTTGGAGAAGATGACACCCCTGAAATCATCACGAGAGTTATTAAGTGTTCGGCAGGAGTCAGTGGAACCCCAGCCCAGGGGTGTACCCAAGAAAGAGAGGGCAAGAAACCCAGACCTGGGACCACAGGAGCAGATGAACCCAAAGGAGAAGCTCAGACCTTTTCAAAGGAGCG CAGGATTTCCATTTCCTAAATCCAGTGTGGTCTCCAAGTTGGAGCAAGGAGAGCCATGGATCCCAGATCTGGGCTTCAAGGAGAAGGAATTCCCAAGAGGCAGTCACACAGGAGACAAACAAATGCATGCTGATCTGTTACCAtccaggagagagagaagcagctgGGTGGAACAGGATCACTGGGGCTTCGAGGATGAGAAGGTGGCAGGTGTGCACTGGGGCTATGAAGAGACCAGAACTCTCCTCGCAATTCTCAGTCAAACTGAGTTTTACGAGGCTCTCCGAAACTGTCATCGAAACAGCCAAGTGTATGGGGCTGTGGCTGAGCGGCTCCGGGAGTATGGGTTCCTCCGGACCCTGGAGCAGTGTAGGACCAAGTTCAAAGGTCTCCAGAAGAGCTATCGGAAAGTCAAGAGTGGCCACCCACCTGAGACCTGCCCCTTCTTTGAAGAGATGGAAGCCCTGATGAGTGCCCAGGTCATTGCCCTGCCCAGTAATGGCCTGGAGGAGGCAGCCTCTCACTCTGGCCTGGTGGGCAGTGATGCTGAGACTGAGGAGCCAGAGCAACAGGACTGGCAGCATAAGGAGGGAGAAGATGCCATGGCTGAAGAGTCTGACAGTGAGGAAGTGGGCCAGGAGGCCACCCCCCAGGACCCCGACAAGTCCACCACACCCGTCCTTTTCCGAAGCCCAAGTG GTGTACACTGGGGCTATGAAGAGACAAAGACCTACCTTGCAATTCTTAGTGAGACTCAGTTTTATGAAGCCCTCCAGAACTGCCACCGCAACAGCCAGTTGTATGGAGCAGTAGCTGAGCGGTTATGGGAATATGGCTTCCTTAGGACACCAGAGCAGTGTCGGACCAAGTTTAAAAGCCTCCACACCAGCTATCGGAAGGTCAAGAATGGCCAAGCACCAGAGACCTGTCCCTTCTTTGAAGAGATGGATGCTTTGGTGAGTGCCCGGGGTGCTGCCCTGCCCAGTGATGTCCGGGAAGAGGAGGCAGCCTTGTGTCCCACCCAGGAGACCAGTGAGGCCGAAGCCGAGAAGCAAACCGAGGAAGCAGATGAGGCCATAGAAGAAGATTCTGAAGATGATGAAGAAGATACCGAGGTACCCCCAGAGGCTATGACCCGTGCTCCAGTCTTATTTCAGAGCCCCAGTG GTTTTGAGGCTGGATTTGAGAATGAAGAGAATCTAAAACGGGATATTGCTGAGGAAGTACAACTACACAGGACGTTACTTGCAAGGTCTGAGAGGAAAATTCCCCGGCATCTTAATCAAG gagaggaaagaggggtGTGA
- the ZSCAN29 gene encoding zinc finger and SCAN domain-containing protein 29 isoform X6 encodes MAKPTLRGNGTNSETFRQRFRRFHYQEVAGPREAFSQLWELCCRWLRPEVRTKEQIVELLVLEQFLTVLPGEIQKWVQKQCPESGEEAVALVEELEREPGRPGRSVTVSVKGQEVRLEKMTPLKSSRELLSVRQESVEPQPRGVPKKERARNPDLGPQEQMNPKEKLRPFQRSAGFPFPKSSVVSKLEQGEPWIPDLGFKEKEFPRGSHTGDKQMHADLLPSRRERSSWVEQDHWGFEDEKVAGVHWGYEETRTLLAILSQTEFYEALRNCHRNSQVYGAVAERLREYGFLRTLEQCRTKFKGLQKSYRKVKSGHPPETCPFFEEMEALMSAQVIALPSNGLEEAASHSGLVGSDAETEEPEQQDWQHKEGEDAMAEESDSEEVGQEATPQDPDKSTTPVLFRSPSGVHWGYEETKTYLAILSETQFYEALQNCHRNSQLYGAVAERLWEYGFLRTPEQCRTKFKSLHTSYRKVKNGQAPETCPFFEEMDALVSARGAALPSDVREEEAALCPTQETSEAEAEKQTEEADEAIEEDSEDDEEDTEVPPEAMTRAPVLFQSPSGFEAGFENEENLKRDIAEEVQLHRTLLARSERKIPRHLNQGKGIESECRSGRQWEKTPGERRGKPTFPERSLDQ; translated from the exons ATGGCCAAACCCACCCTGAGAGGGAATGGCACTAACTCTGAGACCTTCCGACAGCGCTTCAGGAGATTTCATTACCAGGAGGTAGCTGGGCCCCGGGAGGCTTTCAGCCAACTCTGGGAACTTTGCTGTCGGTGGCTAAGGCCGGAGGTGCGCACCAAGGAGCAGATTGTAGAATTGTTGGTGCTAGAGCAGTTCCTGACCGTCTTACCTGGGGAGATCCAGAAATGGGTACAAAAGCAATGTCCAGAAAGTGGAGAGGAGGCAGTGGCTCTGGTGGAAGAATTAGAAAGAGAGCCTGGAAGACCTGGACGTTCG GTCACAGTCTCTGTGAAGGGGCAGGAAGTGCGCTTGGAGAAGATGACACCCCTGAAATCATCACGAGAGTTATTAAGTGTTCGGCAGGAGTCAGTGGAACCCCAGCCCAGGGGTGTACCCAAGAAAGAGAGGGCAAGAAACCCAGACCTGGGACCACAGGAGCAGATGAACCCAAAGGAGAAGCTCAGACCTTTTCAAAGGAGCG CAGGATTTCCATTTCCTAAATCCAGTGTGGTCTCCAAGTTGGAGCAAGGAGAGCCATGGATCCCAGATCTGGGCTTCAAGGAGAAGGAATTCCCAAGAGGCAGTCACACAGGAGACAAACAAATGCATGCTGATCTGTTACCAtccaggagagagagaagcagctgGGTGGAACAGGATCACTGGGGCTTCGAGGATGAGAAGGTGGCAGGTGTGCACTGGGGCTATGAAGAGACCAGAACTCTCCTCGCAATTCTCAGTCAAACTGAGTTTTACGAGGCTCTCCGAAACTGTCATCGAAACAGCCAAGTGTATGGGGCTGTGGCTGAGCGGCTCCGGGAGTATGGGTTCCTCCGGACCCTGGAGCAGTGTAGGACCAAGTTCAAAGGTCTCCAGAAGAGCTATCGGAAAGTCAAGAGTGGCCACCCACCTGAGACCTGCCCCTTCTTTGAAGAGATGGAAGCCCTGATGAGTGCCCAGGTCATTGCCCTGCCCAGTAATGGCCTGGAGGAGGCAGCCTCTCACTCTGGCCTGGTGGGCAGTGATGCTGAGACTGAGGAGCCAGAGCAACAGGACTGGCAGCATAAGGAGGGAGAAGATGCCATGGCTGAAGAGTCTGACAGTGAGGAAGTGGGCCAGGAGGCCACCCCCCAGGACCCCGACAAGTCCACCACACCCGTCCTTTTCCGAAGCCCAAGTG GTGTACACTGGGGCTATGAAGAGACAAAGACCTACCTTGCAATTCTTAGTGAGACTCAGTTTTATGAAGCCCTCCAGAACTGCCACCGCAACAGCCAGTTGTATGGAGCAGTAGCTGAGCGGTTATGGGAATATGGCTTCCTTAGGACACCAGAGCAGTGTCGGACCAAGTTTAAAAGCCTCCACACCAGCTATCGGAAGGTCAAGAATGGCCAAGCACCAGAGACCTGTCCCTTCTTTGAAGAGATGGATGCTTTGGTGAGTGCCCGGGGTGCTGCCCTGCCCAGTGATGTCCGGGAAGAGGAGGCAGCCTTGTGTCCCACCCAGGAGACCAGTGAGGCCGAAGCCGAGAAGCAAACCGAGGAAGCAGATGAGGCCATAGAAGAAGATTCTGAAGATGATGAAGAAGATACCGAGGTACCCCCAGAGGCTATGACCCGTGCTCCAGTCTTATTTCAGAGCCCCAGTG GTTTTGAGGCTGGATTTGAGAATGAAGAGAATCTAAAACGGGATATTGCTGAGGAAGTACAACTACACAGGACGTTACTTGCAAGGTCTGAGAGGAAAATTCCCCGGCATCTTAATCAAGGTAAAGGCATTGAGAGTGAATGTAGATCAGGAAGACAGTGGGAGAAGACcccaggggagagaagaggaaaaccaACATTCCCAGAGAGGAGTCTAG ACCAGTAA
- the ZSCAN29 gene encoding zinc finger and SCAN domain-containing protein 29 isoform X1, protein MAKPTLRGNGTNSETFRQRFRRFHYQEVAGPREAFSQLWELCCRWLRPEVRTKEQIVELLVLEQFLTVLPGEIQKWVQKQCPESGEEAVALVEELEREPGRPGRSVTVSVKGQEVRLEKMTPLKSSRELLSVRQESVEPQPRGVPKKERARNPDLGPQEQMNPKEKLRPFQRSAGFPFPKSSVVSKLEQGEPWIPDLGFKEKEFPRGSHTGDKQMHADLLPSRRERSSWVEQDHWGFEDEKVAGVHWGYEETRTLLAILSQTEFYEALRNCHRNSQVYGAVAERLREYGFLRTLEQCRTKFKGLQKSYRKVKSGHPPETCPFFEEMEALMSAQVIALPSNGLEEAASHSGLVGSDAETEEPEQQDWQHKEGEDAMAEESDSEEVGQEATPQDPDKSTTPVLFRSPSGVHWGYEETKTYLAILSETQFYEALQNCHRNSQLYGAVAERLWEYGFLRTPEQCRTKFKSLHTSYRKVKNGQAPETCPFFEEMDALVSARGAALPSDVREEEAALCPTQETSEAEAEKQTEEADEAIEEDSEDDEEDTEVPPEAMTRAPVLFQSPSGFEAGFENEENLKRDIAEEVQLHRTLLARSERKIPRHLNQGKGIESECRSGRQWEKTPGERRGKPTFPERSLGKVLSHQRPYLGERPYKYLRYGKSFGPNSHLMHQISPQVENPYKCADCGKSFSRSARLIRHRRIHTGEKPYKCLDCGKSFRDSSNFITHRRIHTGEKPYQCGECGKRFNQSSSLIIHQRTHTGEKPYQCEECGKSFNNSSHFSAHRRIHTGERPHVCPDCGKSFSKSSDLRAHQRTHTGEKPYGCHDCGKCFSKSSALNKHREIHTREKLLSQPAPK, encoded by the exons ATGGCCAAACCCACCCTGAGAGGGAATGGCACTAACTCTGAGACCTTCCGACAGCGCTTCAGGAGATTTCATTACCAGGAGGTAGCTGGGCCCCGGGAGGCTTTCAGCCAACTCTGGGAACTTTGCTGTCGGTGGCTAAGGCCGGAGGTGCGCACCAAGGAGCAGATTGTAGAATTGTTGGTGCTAGAGCAGTTCCTGACCGTCTTACCTGGGGAGATCCAGAAATGGGTACAAAAGCAATGTCCAGAAAGTGGAGAGGAGGCAGTGGCTCTGGTGGAAGAATTAGAAAGAGAGCCTGGAAGACCTGGACGTTCG GTCACAGTCTCTGTGAAGGGGCAGGAAGTGCGCTTGGAGAAGATGACACCCCTGAAATCATCACGAGAGTTATTAAGTGTTCGGCAGGAGTCAGTGGAACCCCAGCCCAGGGGTGTACCCAAGAAAGAGAGGGCAAGAAACCCAGACCTGGGACCACAGGAGCAGATGAACCCAAAGGAGAAGCTCAGACCTTTTCAAAGGAGCG CAGGATTTCCATTTCCTAAATCCAGTGTGGTCTCCAAGTTGGAGCAAGGAGAGCCATGGATCCCAGATCTGGGCTTCAAGGAGAAGGAATTCCCAAGAGGCAGTCACACAGGAGACAAACAAATGCATGCTGATCTGTTACCAtccaggagagagagaagcagctgGGTGGAACAGGATCACTGGGGCTTCGAGGATGAGAAGGTGGCAGGTGTGCACTGGGGCTATGAAGAGACCAGAACTCTCCTCGCAATTCTCAGTCAAACTGAGTTTTACGAGGCTCTCCGAAACTGTCATCGAAACAGCCAAGTGTATGGGGCTGTGGCTGAGCGGCTCCGGGAGTATGGGTTCCTCCGGACCCTGGAGCAGTGTAGGACCAAGTTCAAAGGTCTCCAGAAGAGCTATCGGAAAGTCAAGAGTGGCCACCCACCTGAGACCTGCCCCTTCTTTGAAGAGATGGAAGCCCTGATGAGTGCCCAGGTCATTGCCCTGCCCAGTAATGGCCTGGAGGAGGCAGCCTCTCACTCTGGCCTGGTGGGCAGTGATGCTGAGACTGAGGAGCCAGAGCAACAGGACTGGCAGCATAAGGAGGGAGAAGATGCCATGGCTGAAGAGTCTGACAGTGAGGAAGTGGGCCAGGAGGCCACCCCCCAGGACCCCGACAAGTCCACCACACCCGTCCTTTTCCGAAGCCCAAGTG GTGTACACTGGGGCTATGAAGAGACAAAGACCTACCTTGCAATTCTTAGTGAGACTCAGTTTTATGAAGCCCTCCAGAACTGCCACCGCAACAGCCAGTTGTATGGAGCAGTAGCTGAGCGGTTATGGGAATATGGCTTCCTTAGGACACCAGAGCAGTGTCGGACCAAGTTTAAAAGCCTCCACACCAGCTATCGGAAGGTCAAGAATGGCCAAGCACCAGAGACCTGTCCCTTCTTTGAAGAGATGGATGCTTTGGTGAGTGCCCGGGGTGCTGCCCTGCCCAGTGATGTCCGGGAAGAGGAGGCAGCCTTGTGTCCCACCCAGGAGACCAGTGAGGCCGAAGCCGAGAAGCAAACCGAGGAAGCAGATGAGGCCATAGAAGAAGATTCTGAAGATGATGAAGAAGATACCGAGGTACCCCCAGAGGCTATGACCCGTGCTCCAGTCTTATTTCAGAGCCCCAGTG GTTTTGAGGCTGGATTTGAGAATGAAGAGAATCTAAAACGGGATATTGCTGAGGAAGTACAACTACACAGGACGTTACTTGCAAGGTCTGAGAGGAAAATTCCCCGGCATCTTAATCAAGGTAAAGGCATTGAGAGTGAATGTAGATCAGGAAGACAGTGGGAGAAGACcccaggggagagaagaggaaaaccaACATTCCCAGAGAGGAGTCTAGGTAAAGTTCTAAGTCATCAGAGACCTTACTTGGGGGAGAGACCCTATAAATATCTCAGATATGGCAAAAGCTTTGGTCCAAACTCCCATCTCATGCATCAGATATCCCCTCAAGTAGAAAATCCATATAAATGTGCTGACTGTGGGAAAAGCTTCAGTCGGAGTGCACGCCTCATTAGACACCGgagaatccacactggagagaaaccttataaatGTCTTGACTGTGGGAAAAGCTTCCGTGACAGTTCAAATTTCATCACCCATAGAAGAatccacacaggagagaaaccgtATCAGTGTGGTGAGTGTGGAAAACGCTTCAACCAGAGCTCAAGCCTTATCATTCACCAGAGAACCCACACAGGAGAAAAGCCCTATCAGTGTGAAGAGTGTGGGAAAAGCTTCAATAACAGTTCTCATTTTAGTGCACATCGAAGGATACACACAGGGGAGAGACCCCATGTGTGTCCTGACTGTGGAAAGAGTTTCAGTAAGAGTTCTGACTTACGTGCACACCAGAGAacccacacaggagagaaaccctatgggTGTCATGACTGTGGCAAGTGCTTCAGTAAAAGTTCTGCTCTTAATAAGCACCGAGAGATCCATACACGAGAAAAGCTTCTCTCACAGCCAGCCCCTAAGTAA
- the ZSCAN29 gene encoding zinc finger and SCAN domain-containing protein 29 isoform X2, with protein MAKPTLRGNGTNSETFRQRFRRFHYQEVAGPREAFSQLWELCCRWLRPEVRTKEQIVELLVLEQFLTVLPGEIQKWVQKQCPESGEEAVALVEELEREPGRPGRSVTVSVKGQEVRLEKMTPLKSSRELLSVRQESVEPQPRGVPKKERARNPDLGPQEQMNPKEKLRPFQRSGFPFPKSSVVSKLEQGEPWIPDLGFKEKEFPRGSHTGDKQMHADLLPSRRERSSWVEQDHWGFEDEKVAGVHWGYEETRTLLAILSQTEFYEALRNCHRNSQVYGAVAERLREYGFLRTLEQCRTKFKGLQKSYRKVKSGHPPETCPFFEEMEALMSAQVIALPSNGLEEAASHSGLVGSDAETEEPEQQDWQHKEGEDAMAEESDSEEVGQEATPQDPDKSTTPVLFRSPSGVHWGYEETKTYLAILSETQFYEALQNCHRNSQLYGAVAERLWEYGFLRTPEQCRTKFKSLHTSYRKVKNGQAPETCPFFEEMDALVSARGAALPSDVREEEAALCPTQETSEAEAEKQTEEADEAIEEDSEDDEEDTEVPPEAMTRAPVLFQSPSGFEAGFENEENLKRDIAEEVQLHRTLLARSERKIPRHLNQGKGIESECRSGRQWEKTPGERRGKPTFPERSLGKVLSHQRPYLGERPYKYLRYGKSFGPNSHLMHQISPQVENPYKCADCGKSFSRSARLIRHRRIHTGEKPYKCLDCGKSFRDSSNFITHRRIHTGEKPYQCGECGKRFNQSSSLIIHQRTHTGEKPYQCEECGKSFNNSSHFSAHRRIHTGERPHVCPDCGKSFSKSSDLRAHQRTHTGEKPYGCHDCGKCFSKSSALNKHREIHTREKLLSQPAPK; from the exons ATGGCCAAACCCACCCTGAGAGGGAATGGCACTAACTCTGAGACCTTCCGACAGCGCTTCAGGAGATTTCATTACCAGGAGGTAGCTGGGCCCCGGGAGGCTTTCAGCCAACTCTGGGAACTTTGCTGTCGGTGGCTAAGGCCGGAGGTGCGCACCAAGGAGCAGATTGTAGAATTGTTGGTGCTAGAGCAGTTCCTGACCGTCTTACCTGGGGAGATCCAGAAATGGGTACAAAAGCAATGTCCAGAAAGTGGAGAGGAGGCAGTGGCTCTGGTGGAAGAATTAGAAAGAGAGCCTGGAAGACCTGGACGTTCG GTCACAGTCTCTGTGAAGGGGCAGGAAGTGCGCTTGGAGAAGATGACACCCCTGAAATCATCACGAGAGTTATTAAGTGTTCGGCAGGAGTCAGTGGAACCCCAGCCCAGGGGTGTACCCAAGAAAGAGAGGGCAAGAAACCCAGACCTGGGACCACAGGAGCAGATGAACCCAAAGGAGAAGCTCAGACCTTTTCAAAGGAGCG GATTTCCATTTCCTAAATCCAGTGTGGTCTCCAAGTTGGAGCAAGGAGAGCCATGGATCCCAGATCTGGGCTTCAAGGAGAAGGAATTCCCAAGAGGCAGTCACACAGGAGACAAACAAATGCATGCTGATCTGTTACCAtccaggagagagagaagcagctgGGTGGAACAGGATCACTGGGGCTTCGAGGATGAGAAGGTGGCAGGTGTGCACTGGGGCTATGAAGAGACCAGAACTCTCCTCGCAATTCTCAGTCAAACTGAGTTTTACGAGGCTCTCCGAAACTGTCATCGAAACAGCCAAGTGTATGGGGCTGTGGCTGAGCGGCTCCGGGAGTATGGGTTCCTCCGGACCCTGGAGCAGTGTAGGACCAAGTTCAAAGGTCTCCAGAAGAGCTATCGGAAAGTCAAGAGTGGCCACCCACCTGAGACCTGCCCCTTCTTTGAAGAGATGGAAGCCCTGATGAGTGCCCAGGTCATTGCCCTGCCCAGTAATGGCCTGGAGGAGGCAGCCTCTCACTCTGGCCTGGTGGGCAGTGATGCTGAGACTGAGGAGCCAGAGCAACAGGACTGGCAGCATAAGGAGGGAGAAGATGCCATGGCTGAAGAGTCTGACAGTGAGGAAGTGGGCCAGGAGGCCACCCCCCAGGACCCCGACAAGTCCACCACACCCGTCCTTTTCCGAAGCCCAAGTG GTGTACACTGGGGCTATGAAGAGACAAAGACCTACCTTGCAATTCTTAGTGAGACTCAGTTTTATGAAGCCCTCCAGAACTGCCACCGCAACAGCCAGTTGTATGGAGCAGTAGCTGAGCGGTTATGGGAATATGGCTTCCTTAGGACACCAGAGCAGTGTCGGACCAAGTTTAAAAGCCTCCACACCAGCTATCGGAAGGTCAAGAATGGCCAAGCACCAGAGACCTGTCCCTTCTTTGAAGAGATGGATGCTTTGGTGAGTGCCCGGGGTGCTGCCCTGCCCAGTGATGTCCGGGAAGAGGAGGCAGCCTTGTGTCCCACCCAGGAGACCAGTGAGGCCGAAGCCGAGAAGCAAACCGAGGAAGCAGATGAGGCCATAGAAGAAGATTCTGAAGATGATGAAGAAGATACCGAGGTACCCCCAGAGGCTATGACCCGTGCTCCAGTCTTATTTCAGAGCCCCAGTG GTTTTGAGGCTGGATTTGAGAATGAAGAGAATCTAAAACGGGATATTGCTGAGGAAGTACAACTACACAGGACGTTACTTGCAAGGTCTGAGAGGAAAATTCCCCGGCATCTTAATCAAGGTAAAGGCATTGAGAGTGAATGTAGATCAGGAAGACAGTGGGAGAAGACcccaggggagagaagaggaaaaccaACATTCCCAGAGAGGAGTCTAGGTAAAGTTCTAAGTCATCAGAGACCTTACTTGGGGGAGAGACCCTATAAATATCTCAGATATGGCAAAAGCTTTGGTCCAAACTCCCATCTCATGCATCAGATATCCCCTCAAGTAGAAAATCCATATAAATGTGCTGACTGTGGGAAAAGCTTCAGTCGGAGTGCACGCCTCATTAGACACCGgagaatccacactggagagaaaccttataaatGTCTTGACTGTGGGAAAAGCTTCCGTGACAGTTCAAATTTCATCACCCATAGAAGAatccacacaggagagaaaccgtATCAGTGTGGTGAGTGTGGAAAACGCTTCAACCAGAGCTCAAGCCTTATCATTCACCAGAGAACCCACACAGGAGAAAAGCCCTATCAGTGTGAAGAGTGTGGGAAAAGCTTCAATAACAGTTCTCATTTTAGTGCACATCGAAGGATACACACAGGGGAGAGACCCCATGTGTGTCCTGACTGTGGAAAGAGTTTCAGTAAGAGTTCTGACTTACGTGCACACCAGAGAacccacacaggagagaaaccctatgggTGTCATGACTGTGGCAAGTGCTTCAGTAAAAGTTCTGCTCTTAATAAGCACCGAGAGATCCATACACGAGAAAAGCTTCTCTCACAGCCAGCCCCTAAGTAA